A region from the Helcococcus ovis genome encodes:
- a CDS encoding HAD family hydrolase — translation MKKKLVFDMDGTLFNTMGMWMNIIEEILNHKELINDLDPMETRQDSMIDFAYGFIKEKLREYDKNKVLRLLHNYFINAYSKNDLCKENVKEKLAELHNMGYEIYLATATDFEYANTGITSNGLKHYFKDIFTPDTIHSSKHHISYYEKILNKLETQPENIVFFDDSMYANEFANKIGFTSVAVFDKHTNFMEENIKISNFYIENFNQIDDKILK, via the coding sequence ATGAAAAAGAAATTAGTTTTTGATATGGATGGTACATTATTCAACACTATGGGAATGTGGATGAATATAATAGAAGAAATTTTAAATCATAAAGAATTAATAAATGATTTAGACCCAATGGAAACTCGTCAAGATTCAATGATAGATTTTGCATATGGTTTTATAAAAGAAAAATTAAGAGAATATGATAAAAATAAGGTTTTAAGACTTCTTCATAATTATTTTATAAATGCTTACAGCAAAAATGATTTATGCAAAGAAAATGTTAAAGAAAAGCTAGCAGAACTTCATAATATGGGATATGAAATATATCTTGCAACTGCTACCGATTTTGAATATGCAAACACAGGAATTACAAGTAATGGCTTAAAGCATTACTTCAAAGATATTTTTACGCCTGATACAATACATTCTAGCAAACATCATATAAGTTATTATGAAAAAATTTTAAATAAACTTGAAACTCAGCCTGAAAATATTGTGTTCTTTGATGATTCGATGTATGCAAATGAATTTGCAAATAAAATAGGCTTTACATCCGTTGCTGTATTTGATAAACATACAAATTTTATGGAAGAAAATATTAAAATATCAAATTTTTATATCGAAAATTTTAATCAAATAGATGACAAAATTTTAAAATAA